The sequence below is a genomic window from Montipora capricornis isolate CH-2021 chromosome 14, ASM3666992v2, whole genome shotgun sequence.
CTATTTGTCGGGTTTCAAGAGTCTGGCCAGATGGAGAGGTACCAGAAAATCGCATGATGGCAGCGCCAAGAATGGTTATGCCATTGTTATTTGCAGCATGCATTCGCATTGTGACTGGGATCAGGTCAGTGTCACGTAGGCCAAGGCGGTGGATCACTTTCATGCTGGCTAGGCAGCTCTGGCAGCCGGTGTCAGCCATGGCAGAGAGGCTTATGGTGTTGGGTTGAGCGGTGATAGGCTTGTATCCCAAGGCAGTGTAGTCGGCTGGGTTGACTGTGGCGGTGAGTGTGATGAATGGCTGGGGCTTAGAGGCTTTGCGTACCCAGCGATCATTCAGGTGGTTGTACAGGTGGTGATCTAATGAGATGATGTTGCTAACCCGATCCTAGTCGAGGCTGGTTGCAGTGGAGAGAGCGTCAAATACGGCACCCTCGGCTTACTGCGACATACTGTCTTGAAATGGTTAGGTCGGTTGCAATGGTCACACAACACGCCGTACGCGGGGCAGGCAGTTTTCCTGACCTTGGGTGCGGCATTCTTGCCGTGACCTCGGCGGCTGCAATAAGTGCACGGCTCGTTGTTGTTTGCAGCCTTGCGCTGTTTCAGTTCCTCCTGCTTGCCACGACGATATTGACTTCTGGCTGCATTGGCCCCGAGGCTATCTGAAAGGCGCCCGGCAGACTGTTTGCTGGCCACTTTTGCTTCAACGAATTGAAAAACTTCTTCTAATGCCATATCTTGGTTCTTGTCACCTAATAGGTCCAGCTGAATTTCACTGTCTGCAAGGCCACGTGTAAGTACATCACGGAGGATGTTCTCAGTGTAGTTGACGTACGCGTCGCAGGTAGGGCATTTAATGGTGAACTTGCACACGCTGGCTGGCCTGCCCGCGTAGGCGGGTGCCAAAACTGCGTATTGTTTTGTCCCGGCCCTGTTTCATGTTGTGGAGTTGCACTCGGGCAACCATTGTATTTTCTTCTCTCACAGCGAGTTTTTTGATAGCCGCCATAACTTCGTACGCAGTTTTTTTTGTTAGCAAGCCGCCGGTGTTCCTTGTGAGGTCCTTGCATAACTGTTCGTCGCAACATTCGAGTAGTTGTACGACCCTGTCTTTGCCCGTAACTTTAGTCGCCTCGACGTAGTCCTGCCAGCGAGTTAGAAAATATGACCATTCCTCGCTGGATCCTGCAGCAGATACTGTGGGTCGTCGGATTTTTTTCGACTTTGGTGGCGGCCGGTGCAGCGCTGGCCGGTGAAGCTGCGTGTGTGCCAGTTGAGTGGACTGATAGCAACACGGCAGCGAGTTCATCTTTGACATCTTCCGTTTCGTATGTGCATTCAGGGAACGGGCACTGGTATTTTGGCATTGTTGTCTTGTGTGTGCCGGGGAGGTCCTTTGTGTTTTTTGTTGTCCTCGTGGTCGGTGTTTGGTCCGCTCTGCGTGGTGCCGTGAGTATCgggaaaacaagatggcggtcGAGGTGATGCGAAGATACTCGTCTTTATGGCAAAGTAGGGTGCTTGTCGTTGATTGCTTTGCCAGTGGTTGATTCCTTAGCTCAGAATTTCCTTGTCATAGATAGGAGTTCATCCATTTCACAAGTACATGCCTTTAATGTCACTGATTCTTGTTACAGAATGACAAGGAAACTAAACGAGAGCAACGTGGGATGACAGAGTAGTACCCAGGCCCCTATCTTAGAAGTTGGGTGAATTAACATATTATGCTCTATCTGATGCATAGAATCCTTGTGTGTCCGTTTGGATGCAAACATACATTTCACTCCCAGGGCTATCATGTTTGTCACTGCTTTTTCTCCACAATTCAAAAAAAGATTGATACTCTTTTATTAAATGAGTGGAAGACTGGTTAACACATCGAGCAAAAGCGTAGAATCCCTGACATGTCACACTAAATTGAACAGCGGGTACCTTCGAAAAAACAAGATGACTTGTTTTTATGTTCGTTGCACATGGTCCTGGATCGTCAAACTTTCTGTATAACTTTTCTATTCACAactttgtgggggggggggggggggttacaaaccagttagctatttacaagtacagcTGAGAacttgaaccagggactactagaaacaaattcaacgagtggtcagaacatgtcttgaacctgggaactccggatctcaaggcaatcATCCTATTAAACCACgtactgggccgcactgcctccttATCAAAatctgaaataattttttccgGTTTTACACATACTGTACTCTTTTAGTTGGCTGTTAAATGGCTGAAGAAACCCTTGATCAATGTGAACACTGATAACTGGAACTGTGAGAAATGAATATTGTTGATTTTTTCCTTATCAAAatctgaaataattttttccgGTTTTACACATACCGTACTCTTTTAGTTGGCTGTTAAATGGCTGAAGAAACCCTTGATCAATGTGAACACTGATAACTGGAACTGTGAGAAATGAATATTGGAAAACAACAACTCCTTTCCTTAGTGCAAATGGTTTAAATACGATTTAACTTCATTGCAGGAATAACTGATTACATCAAGGGCGGGTACCTGATGCGAAGGGCATGGAAACTGTATGATAAGTGTTACTGTGAGATCAGTGCTATTGGTGGACCATTCTTGATGTGGGCTCCTGAGTTGAGAGGGGTTGGAAATGGTGCTGATCTGCCGCCTGATCTGGATTATGTAGAAGAAGCCCTAGATGAGGTATATGTCATTAACCATTTCCATTTTCCATTGTGAAAAAAGCAGtaacgtcaaaggctcactagcttaaaatttcagcatgtgaatgcagcttgttATATATCCAAAATGTgagttaaaagtctgaaagcccaaagctcccgtgctgcatattaattctgcggcgtacacaacCATTGCATTCTAACACTAGTGAGccattgatgtcattttctcctcaattcatgctctctcaagatcttaaagttagtaatggtcttccattaaattggaaaattccagttaaaaataaacactcggGTGTCATTTTGGGGCAgcactaaaagccggaatccagaaaccagaaaccagaattATTCACAATTCGTGAGAACTACAACAACTTTAATACTCACTTGTTGTACACTCTGCCATAATCCCCACACTCAAGTATTTAACTCTGAGGAAAtgtaaactgtaaaatggatcTGACTTTGTTATTCTGGATATAAAGACTTGAGCGTGGTGATGGCATCGTCAAGCTAAGGCAGTCCACATTAAAGTAAAGGAAACTTAAACTTGTTTAAtggattttccttgttttttcacCTGCCTTGGTACAAAAAATGCCTCTTTTAAAGGAACAAGGCACCCTGAGGATGTGTTGCATTAAGTGATGGGCCGGGACTGAAGCTATTGATTATAGGTTGAGAAAGTACTGTGAATATGAAAAATTCACATTGTTTATTGATTCAGAAATTAAGTTCATTAATTTTGAGATGTCCCACTAGCATTGAATAGGCTGGGAAACAACTGAAACAAGTTTTGAAGATTCTGTTGAAAGGAAGATGAATATTGCACTTCAAGGTTGACAACTGACGATATGTTTGGCTTGGGTTAGAAGGTTTTTCCGCAGTTTGAACATACCATGGGCTCccaaaaaacacaactttgtttatttatttataaatttcaaacatCATGACTTAATGACCatgtacaataaacaaattttgatTATGATCAAAAGGTGGGtaacactatccactggataaaatctagtaaaaccaattgagttatccagtggactggtggtgatttatccagtggattcCGGCCATTTGCTTAAAAGGACAGACGCGGCAACAGCTGTCCCTCTTGCCGCATGTTAACCGTCATGTAAAATGTAAATACCATGTCTACTAAAGCTTCACTTACAAGCTTCACTTGTTGAGAGACAAAATGGTTTGCCAAGTCTTTTATTTTACCACCTGTCAGTAGTAGTGTCAGTTGAGTGTCGGCTGACAGTTGGCCAACTGTCAGTGGAGGGGAAAACACAGTGACAATCCTTTTTTTCCACATTGCACATTAATCTGCCACTCTCGTAAATATTAAAccacaataaaataaagtatTCTCAAAATGGGTTTTTGGCAGGAAAGGCTGTCATTTAGAATTCCTCTCTACTCTGAGATTTGGGGATAAAGTTACCAGCTTTGTTCTAAAttgaaataatgaaaatatTGTGAATTTTTAGGTAAGACATAAAAGGCCTGTAGACCAGCATCATGATATGTTCAGTGTACAGTATTTATTCAGGATTGGTTATTTTGAAACCCCCCTCCTATTCAAActattttctctttcctttgctTGGAAGTAACAGGTTCAACGGCACACGATTCCAAGTTTgaattattgtaatattatttCCTTGACTTTTATTGTCTGATAGTCAGAGTCGGTTGGAGTGGGTGTGGTCTCACCCCTGGACCCTGATGATACGGCATCCTGCACACTGGATGATCTCACTATCAGTGAGGAATCTGGTGAAGCAGTGAGTCTGGAGGCCCTCAAGCATCTCCAAGCTGCTGTGTCATGTGGCTATGGGCTGTTTCATTTGGCTATTTCCCTTGTCCCTCCTAAGCTCCTGAAGTTCTGTCATCTTCTTGGATTCTCTGGAAATAGGGATGTTGGAATACAAGCCTTAAACTTAGCAAGCCAAAGTGAAGATATGAAAGCTCCTGTGGCAAGGTACACTGAGCctcgtacatgtacatgactaTAATCTCAACTTGGTCTACCAACTCAGTTTactgttaagaaaattttagaAATTATCTGGAAAATAATATAAGACAGTGTGGTTAACTAGAAATGTCCATCACCAACTACACTAGGGCATGCTTGTTTCGTTTGAAACTTTCACTGTGTTTTTAGTTCCCCTTTCAATAAGATTGATGTATTTAGTTTGGTGCCATTGGCATACAGTAAGACACTGGCATTTATATTCTTTCTGGTTTCTTTTCTTGTCTTTGGCCTTGGTGCATTTCTGAAAAGAATTTGACGTCATTACCTTTAAACTATACTTCAGGGTACTGAGACAGTTAAACCCAGAGTACTGTGGGGTGAATTCCCCACAATTTATTCCAGACCATGCACCAAAAGTACTCCTATCTCACGTTTAACTTTCTATAATTGTTTTCTTGGTTTAACTTGAGGGAAGCCATTTCATAACTGCTTCAAGAATGTTACTTGAATGTGCAGTTCTGGGAATTAATCAGATTTAAGACATTGTGTTGAATGTATTATTTTTTGGTAAACAAACCATCACAATGTAAAGTACATGATGACGAAGGACATAAACCatgcactggtggctcagttggttgagcaccgggctgttacgcgggaagtggtgagttcaactccagccggaccaacgcacagggtctttaaataactgaggagaaagtgctgcctttgtaatcccatctgcaaatggttagactctctagtcttctcgaaCAAGGACGCTTagctggaggtcccgtctcacaacccttcaatgttcacaatcctgtgggacgtaaaagaacccgcacacttgtcatAAAGAGTAGGAcgtgtagttcccggtgttgtggtctgtcttctgtggtgtatcttGGTTGGGAGGGTTAATGCTCGGAGAGGGCCGTCagttagaaaactgtaacaCGTTATTATGTCTACCtctttaattaaagatattgaattgaattgaattgaattgaataatAAAAATTCTTATAATTGATCTTTTTACAATGTCCACACCCACTTAATTTTAGGCTTACCCTCTTGTGGTACCATGCAGTGGTCAGGCCCTTTGTTGCACTTGACGAGGGAAGCAATGAGGAAGGTGAGTATAGTGTTAGCCACTAGCTACCACATTAGTCTAGTCAGAACATTAGTCTTTGATGTGTAGAAGACCAGAAACAATACTAACTGAAggttattttgttttgatgcaGCTTTCATTATATAACATCCTAATTGTCATCAGATGTAATAAAGTCCGATCACCTCATTAGTTTTTCGATTTGTTTGACTCCATTCTCTACTTGATTCTCAATTATCATTCCTCGATTCTCCATTCTTGATCCTCGATCCTTGACCCTTGATCCTCGATCCTTGCAAGGATTGGTGATTGGGTCGAGAATCAAGACTCTAAAGAGACTGTCAACTCACTTTTGTGTGGTATTgtagtttgttttttactttcctttgttttagatTATGATAATGTCTATAAGACAATGGAAAGCAATAAACAAGATTATTAGCTTTTTAGCTactctgtaaataataaatttcgagataaaataaagtcgtgtatgtatgtacaggtatgtatgtatgtatgtaaacaaactgtagtttgaaaaaatattaaccaAGGAAACATTTCAATTACCACATAATATTATACACTAGAGTTTAATAATAGTATTTGAAACCTCTCTTTTGATCACAAAGGTCTTGCCAACGCAACTGCCATCCTAGAAGAGTCCTGTCAGGATTATCCAAGCtcagctgtttttcttttcttcaaaggTCTTGTATCAAGACTTAAGGTACTTTTACCACAGCTTCGCTATCCATGATAAAAGCTAGGACACTTTCCATTTTAATCAAAAAGAACAGTGATGTGAAAATTTTCCAGTTAAAAGATGTTCATTTTTCACTTAgtcactttttctttttaagagaCTGGGTACTAATGATTTAAAATAAGAAAGGTTTTCGAGCTAAAAACCCAACCTTTAATACATCAAGAGCATGGCCTTGAAACGAGAAAAGAGGAATTATCCTCTGAAggtattacttttttttaacctttccAGTGGAAAAGTCTCTTCCATCTGGTTTACCACAGGAAAAACTGGGCTTTCCattcaaaaggaaagcgcccctAGCCTAGACATGTTTTAAGTTCGAGAAATGAAATCTACCCAAGGTGGGTCATGTTGTCCCAACTCTCAcgcatacatgcatgcataaaataCAAAAGAGGCAGTGCATACTTAGTTGCAGTATGATCCATCATGATGAACGCGCAAGTTCTATGATGGGAGCCTAAAgttaactgtaaaatggtctggccCCAAAACTACacttaaaacagtttttgaaCAGCATACCAACCCTAGTTTACAGCGTGCAAAGAAAGTCATGTCCGATAGCGTGGGTGTAGGATTTTGTGATCGGGGTCAGTGGATAATTTCTGACTTTTAGTTGCCTGACTGCCAAGTGAAGTGGTTTTTTGGGGAAGTCTGTTAAGTATCGTATTTCATGTCAGACATCAAGTCCGCACAATCTTTGAGTGCTTAAAAACGAATTATTCAAAATGTGCCGTTATTCTCGTTAATCAAGATGGTCACATTTTTACTATTAGTgaatttcaaagttttcactAAATTATAGCTGATTATCAAGTACAAATAAGGCAGCTCATTAATATTAACAGTTTTACTTAATCAAACATGTAATTAGCAGTAAGAGATAAATACTGCTTGGGAattttttttaggggggggggggagggggggctggTTAAAATGACTCTCAAACCAGTagatgttaaggacggtgcctactattgttattgcgcacatgttctgcgcatctccagatactcggatttcctatcgccagtgcttactaatgcagggatatttttgcgcagtttaaaactatgcagataaagtagatcttcgtaagtactcttggtatccaaaaagaaaattgggggtaaccatgcattctttagagataattgagcttcaatttgagaaagaatgccatacatgctttgtattttagagctttttacaaatattgtccatgaattatctttgaaaaatgggtaaaatttaagaatccgatcccaccaacgcatcggccgactgtcggccgacacgTTGGCCGCTGTTTAAACTTATAACGTATAAGATGCGTCGGTAGTGCGTcggtggtgcgtcggtggcgTGTTGGTGACTCATTTAggccttattgaactgttgaaaacctaaacgtacctttttcaaactgaacggaactgtcttcgacggaaaactttcactaccatattgtatttcgtgatattagaacccagttcccgttacgacaagtgttattagaacccagttttcaCTCGTTGCCCGAGACTTCGTCATCATCAgccatttatatatattattacaggGCTTCTAAGTTGATACTTTGAAGTATCATTAAGCGGCAAGGGAACAACATAATGCAATTGAATTGGTCAtagacttttgcaaacttggtggctcctaaaggagccgcttttttttaagttgacaaaACCCTCTagtcaatgatcaataaagag
It includes:
- the LOC138031854 gene encoding tetratricopeptide repeat protein 39C-like — translated: MNPNRNECKELKEGGSKSSAGFWEYHGLARDGINLLLNNGFEESQKLFRTHSDGSPLMSAGSGMVDFVQAILTFEDDQLDRALENLKRAQKVCYVENAAKKGPQVGQDEQLMRQILYADCELYMALLTFLKQGITDYIKGGYLMRRAWKLYDKCYCEISAIGGPFLMWAPELRGVGNGADLPPDLDYVEEALDESESVGVGVVSPLDPDDTASCTLDDLTISEESGEAVSLEALKHLQAAVSCGYGLFHLAISLVPPKLLKFCHLLGFSGNRDVGIQALNLASQSEDMKAPVARLTLLWYHAVVRPFVALDEGSNEEGLANATAILEESCQDYPSSAVFLFFKGLVSRLKGHIGEALDEFHQAMRYAAEQKEIALICQYEIGESSCDVWPGFFFCYLLMLK